The sequence CGCCTGAGTTTCGGTGTGCAGGACTTCGATCCCACGGTGCAGAAGGCGGTGCACCGCATCCAGCCCGCCGAGCAGGTGTTTGCGCTGGTGGCCGCCGCGCGGCGCATCGGCTTCGAGTCCATCAACGTGGACCTGATCTACGGCCTGCCGCTGCAGACGCCCGAGTCGTTTGCGCGCACGCTCGCCCAGGTCAACGACCTGCGGCCCGACCGCATTGCGCTCTACGCCTACGCCCACTTGCCGTCGCGCTTCAAGCCGCAGCGGCGCATCATTGCCGCCGAACTGCCCAGCGGCGGCGCCAAACTGTCCATGCTTTCGGCCTCACTCGACGCCCTGCAGGACGCCGGCTACGTGTACGTGGGCATGGACCACTTTGCACTGCCCACCGACGCGCTGGCCGTGGCCAAGCGCCAGGGCCGGCTGCACCGCAACTTCCAGGGCTACAGCACCCAGCCCGACTGCGACCTGATCGCGCTCGGCGTCTCCGCCATCGGCCGCATCGGCGCCACCTACAGCCAGAACGCCAAGACGCTGGAGGAGTACCGGGACATGCTCGACCAGGGCCGCCTGCCCATCGTGCGTGGCCTGGCGCTCACGCGCGACGATCTGTTGCGCCGCGCGGTGATCATGTCCCTGATGTGCCAGGGCGAGCTGCAGTTCGAGTCGATCGAACTCGGACACCTGATCAACTTCCGGAAGCACTTTGCGCGAGAGCTTGAAGTGCTGGCGGGCCTGGCCGAGCACGGGCTGGTGCGTCTGGACGCCACGGGCGTGCAGGTCACCGAGGCCGGTTGGTACCTGGTGCGGGCGATCGCCATGGTGTTCGACAAGAATCTGCAGGTGGACATGGATCGGGCGCGGTTTTCGAAGATCATCTGATCCATGCAGACCTCGATGGCGATCACGGCCTTGTTCATGGGCGTGGTGGGTGGTCCCCACTGCGTGGCCATGTGCGGTGCCGCGTGCGCCGGCATCAGCCGCGCTGCGGGTGCGCGCAGCACCCAGGCCTTGTGGACCTTCCAGCTCAGCCGCATGGTCGGCTACGCTTTGTTCGGTGCGTTTGCCGCAGGCTCGGTGCAAGGGCTGGCCTGGCTGGGCACCAACACCACGGCGATCCGCCCGGTGTGGACCTCGTTCCACGTGGCCGCATTGTTGCTGGGTGTGGTGCTGATCTGGCGCGCACGCCAGCCCGCCTGGATCGAGACCCTGGGTCAGAACATCTGGCGCAAGGCGCGCCCGGTGCTGACCTCCATGGGTCAGCGCGCGCCGGTGGTGCTGGGCGTGGCATGGGCGCTCATGCCTTGCGGTTTGCTCTATTCGGCTCTGCTGGTGGCGTCACTCTCGGCCAACGCGCTGGAGGGCGCGGCGATCATGGCGCTGTTCTCCATCGGCACATCGATCTCCTTGACCGCCGCGCCCTGGCTGCTGCTGCGCCTGAACGGCGCGCGCTCCGGCTCCTGGGGCATTCGTCTGGCCGGCCTGGCGTTGGCCGCCACGTCCGGCTGGGCCTTGTGGATGGGCATCACACAGCCCACCGGTCTCTGGTGCCTTTGAATCAGGCTTGAGCGGGGCGACGCTGGGGCAGGGTGGCCAGCACGAGCCCGAGCAGCGCGATGCCGAAAGCAACCACCTGCAAGCTTGTCAGGCGCTCGCCCATGAACAGCACACCGATGGCCGCCGCGCTCACCGGCAGCATCACCGTGAACACCCCGGCCTGGGAGGCCGGGACCGTCTTCAAACCGGTCATCCACAGCCACACGGTCCACACACTGGCCGCCAGCGCGTAGAACACCAGCAGCGTCCAGATCGGCAAGCTCACCGTGCCGAAATCGAACGACCATGCGGCCCACAGCCCGAACGGCGTGACCAGCGCAAAGCCCCACAGATTGATGATGGCCGAGATGCGTTTGGGTCCAAGGCCTTCGGTGAGGCGCTTGCCGATCACCACGTAGGAGGCCTCGCACACCACCGCCGCGAACACCAGCAGATTGCCCAGCAGCGCGCGGCTGATGCCCAGCGGACCACTGCTGTCCACCGCCACGCCGGTGTCGACCTTCTGCAGCGAAAACAGGCCGATGCCGAGCGCCGCACACGCGATGCCGGCCGCGCTGCGCCAGCCGATGCGTTCGCGCAAAAAGATCCAGCTCAGCACGGCCACCACCGCCGGAATCGACGACATGACCACGCCGGCCGCCACCGCCGTGGTCATGCTCACGCCAAACAGCATGCAGATGGAGAACAGGAAGTTGCCCAGGAAGGATTCGAGGAACAGCAACCCGCGGGTGTGCGGCGTGATCGGCGGTTCGCCCGGCGGCTTCTTGAGCCAGCGCAACATGGCCAGCCCACCAATGCCGAAGCGCAACCAGGCCAGCAGGAAGATGGGAAACACGAGCACCAGCGGCTTGGACAGGGCCACGTAGCTGCCTACAAGGGACATGCTCAATGCGAGGCAGGCATAAGCCCACCAGCGGTTCAGGGGAGGGATGGGATTCACAAGATCGGCCGGTTCGAAAGTGGGCTGGATCATGCCCCAAGGCTCGGCGCCTTCACTTTTCGGAATGAGGTCACGTGATTCCGCAATACGAAATCATAGAATGCTGCGGTGCAGAAAAATTTCTTGATACAAGAAAAAGAATTTTGCATTGAGAA is a genomic window of Hydrogenophaga sp. RAC07 containing:
- the hemN gene encoding oxygen-independent coproporphyrinogen III oxidase; this encodes MSHTISDDLLRRFDIPGPRYTSYPTADRFVEAFTEDDYVQALEQRKAGSMALPLSLYVHIPFCESVCYYCACNKVITKHHDRAAEYLRYLALEVELQVAHVGPGQHVSQLHLGGGTPTFLSDAELEDLMSMLRSHFTLVPGGEYSIEVDPRTVTEERLRTLARLGFNRLSFGVQDFDPTVQKAVHRIQPAEQVFALVAAARRIGFESINVDLIYGLPLQTPESFARTLAQVNDLRPDRIALYAYAHLPSRFKPQRRIIAAELPSGGAKLSMLSASLDALQDAGYVYVGMDHFALPTDALAVAKRQGRLHRNFQGYSTQPDCDLIALGVSAIGRIGATYSQNAKTLEEYRDMLDQGRLPIVRGLALTRDDLLRRAVIMSLMCQGELQFESIELGHLINFRKHFARELEVLAGLAEHGLVRLDATGVQVTEAGWYLVRAIAMVFDKNLQVDMDRARFSKII
- a CDS encoding sulfite exporter TauE/SafE family protein, with protein sequence MQTSMAITALFMGVVGGPHCVAMCGAACAGISRAAGARSTQALWTFQLSRMVGYALFGAFAAGSVQGLAWLGTNTTAIRPVWTSFHVAALLLGVVLIWRARQPAWIETLGQNIWRKARPVLTSMGQRAPVVLGVAWALMPCGLLYSALLVASLSANALEGAAIMALFSIGTSISLTAAPWLLLRLNGARSGSWGIRLAGLALAATSGWALWMGITQPTGLWCL
- a CDS encoding DMT family transporter, translating into MIQPTFEPADLVNPIPPLNRWWAYACLALSMSLVGSYVALSKPLVLVFPIFLLAWLRFGIGGLAMLRWLKKPPGEPPITPHTRGLLFLESFLGNFLFSICMLFGVSMTTAVAAGVVMSSIPAVVAVLSWIFLRERIGWRSAAGIACAALGIGLFSLQKVDTGVAVDSSGPLGISRALLGNLLVFAAVVCEASYVVIGKRLTEGLGPKRISAIINLWGFALVTPFGLWAAWSFDFGTVSLPIWTLLVFYALAASVWTVWLWMTGLKTVPASQAGVFTVMLPVSAAAIGVLFMGERLTSLQVVAFGIALLGLVLATLPQRRPAQA